The proteins below come from a single Tenuifilum thalassicum genomic window:
- a CDS encoding class I SAM-dependent RNA methyltransferase — translation MSESLLQKFEFVRGKLSDWADLVEPVHSVTDKNCWGYRDKTTLSARFDGVEWQLGMWRRDEFIPIPYCPIHSPRLNGLLNAIRQAIPKSQSFALAYIVVSGAQVVLVIKSKQKPNVNWLNCQLVKELESFGVEGLWYHLNPSTGRRIFEKSGWHLIWGKPRSVDYNGLIYGPAAFQQLIPELYNQSLDLAEQFLQPSNHVAVVDLYCGTGNSMLRWVRQGASVIGVELGGEAVECARINVPDATVLRGACRHRVPQVRDWVNEKRMEGKSVVLYVNPPRTGLEVEVLDWIIAEGKPDRIAYLSCSPGTLSKNISYLAQNGYDVVRCIPFDFFPQTHHVETLVLLQKC, via the coding sequence ATGTCCGAAAGCCTTTTGCAGAAATTTGAGTTTGTAAGGGGGAAGCTTTCTGATTGGGCCGATTTGGTTGAGCCTGTTCATTCAGTAACTGATAAAAATTGTTGGGGGTATAGGGACAAAACAACCTTAAGTGCCAGGTTCGATGGTGTTGAGTGGCAACTAGGAATGTGGCGACGCGATGAGTTTATTCCTATTCCCTACTGCCCTATACATTCTCCTAGGTTGAACGGCTTGCTTAATGCCATTAGGCAGGCAATACCCAAAAGCCAATCATTTGCACTGGCTTACATAGTTGTGTCGGGAGCACAGGTGGTGCTTGTGATTAAGTCAAAGCAAAAGCCCAATGTGAATTGGCTAAATTGCCAACTTGTAAAGGAACTTGAAAGTTTTGGGGTGGAAGGTTTATGGTATCATTTGAATCCATCTACTGGTCGAAGGATTTTTGAAAAATCAGGGTGGCATTTAATTTGGGGAAAGCCGCGTTCTGTCGATTATAACGGGTTGATTTATGGGCCTGCTGCTTTTCAGCAGCTTATACCAGAATTATACAACCAATCGCTAGATTTGGCTGAGCAGTTTTTACAACCTTCAAATCATGTTGCTGTGGTTGATTTATATTGTGGAACAGGGAATTCCATGTTGCGATGGGTTAGGCAAGGCGCATCAGTAATTGGTGTGGAATTAGGTGGCGAAGCAGTTGAGTGTGCTCGTATTAATGTTCCCGATGCAACTGTTTTGAGGGGCGCCTGCAGGCATCGTGTACCACAGGTAAGGGATTGGGTAAATGAAAAACGCATGGAAGGGAAAAGTGTTGTGCTCTACGTTAACCCGCCACGAACAGGCCTTGAAGTGGAGGTGCTGGATTGGATTATTGCTGAAGGAAAACCAGACAGAATTGCATATCTTTCCTGTAGCCCAGGAACTCTCTCAAAGAACATTTCATACTTAGCTCAAAATGGTTACGATGTGGTACGTTGCATACCCTTTGATTTTTTCCCACAAACACACCATGTTGAAACCCTTGTCCTGCTTCAAAAGTGTTGA